Proteins from a genomic interval of Cucumis melo cultivar AY chromosome 7, USDA_Cmelo_AY_1.0, whole genome shotgun sequence:
- the LOC103502505 gene encoding protein FAR1-RELATED SEQUENCE 2 isoform X5, with translation MDIDLELPSSDHERLDIIQSQNDGMNVGQANGQGKYENSLGRDEHHEEMSVPNAKRSSGEDRMDIINVETDIRMGPFEPKNGLEFESKEEAYSFYREYARSVGFGITIKASRRSKKSGKFIDIKIACSRFGSKRESTTTVNPRPCMKTGCNASMHIKKREDGKWFVHGFTREHNHEICPDDFHHAMKGRNKKPDIAISEKKGLLLALDEGDVLLMLEHFMHMQEKNPNFFYAIHFNQEKQLRNVLWVDAKARNDYQNFSDVIFFDTYYLTNGYKVPFVPIVGVNHHFQYILFGGALIGDMATSTFIWLMKTWLKAVGGRAPRVVLTDQELSLKESVSDVFPNAVHLFSLWHILRRVPEKLGRTINQNGGFIETLNKCIYGSWTDKEFEKRWWEMIDKFQIREDEWLQLLFDDRKKWVPTYVKNYFLAGMSTLERSGSVISFYDKYICKETSFKEFNEHSEIFFKDMLELEANADFETRHQEPILKSLSTFEKQMATIYTTTMFKKFQLQILGAASCQVQKQTEDGATVMYQIHDLEEHQVFLVAWNKTEMDICCLCRSFEYQGILCRHAILVLQILGLTSIPHKYILRRWTRSAKIRISESSNRLHYRVQRFNSLCKHAIKLGELGSLSQETYDIASEAFEEVLRQCAFANNSTKSFAETNTLGSVGFVDEEENHGEYMAKSSGKRHMSKKGKAIKQARYKSSEMEVDSGAAALDCFHGSLPGSSNTNSPFCVGPEDYYSHQAMHNLDHSPSIVAHVGPCSEGQTIPAGSCSDGQTMQSQGQLI, from the exons ATGGATATAGACCTTGAGCTGCCATCCAGTGATCATGAAAGGTTAGACATTATTCAGAGTCAAAATGATGGCATGAATGTGGGTCAAGCAAATGGTCAGGGAAAGTATGAAAATTCTCTTGGAAGGGATGAGCACCATGAGGAAATGTCTGTGCCCAATGCCAAAAGAAGTAGTGGTGAGGATCGGATGGACATCATTAATGTTGAAACAGACATTAGAATGGGTCCGTTTGAACCAAAAAATGGTTTGGAGTTTGAGTCGAAGGAAGAAGCGTATTCTTTTTATAGAGAATATGCTAGATCTGTGGGATTTGGCATCACTATAAAAGCAAGTAGGCGCTCGAAGAAATCTGGAAAGTTTATTGACATTAAAATTGCATGCTCTAGATTTGGAAGCAAGCGAGAGTCTACTACGACTGTCAACCCTAGACCATGTATGAAGACAGGTTGCAATGCTAGCATGCATATTAAGAAGAGGGAAGATGGAAAATGGTTTGTACACGGTTTTACAAGAGAGCATAACCATGAGATTTGTCCTGATGATTTCCATCATGCTATGAAGGGAAGGAATAAAAAACCGGACATTGCCatttctgagaaaaagggtcTGCTATTGGCTTTAGATGAGGGAGATGTTCTATTGATGCTTGAACATTTTATGCATATGCAGGAAAAAAATCCCAATTTCTTCTATGCCATACATTTCAACCAAGAAAAGCAACTGAGAAATGTTTTGTGGGTGGATGCAAAAGCGAGGAATGATTACCAGAATTTCAGTGATGTAATTTTCTTTGATACTTACTACTTAACTAATGGATACAAAGTTCCTTTTGTTCCTATTGTTGGAGTTAATCATCATTTTCAGTATATCTTGTTTGGAGGTGCACTGATTGGTGATATGGCTACTTCAACTTTTATTTGGTTAATGAAGACATGGCTCAAAGCAGTGGGTGGCCGAGCACCCAGAGTTGTCTTAACTGATCAAGAATTATCTTTGAAAGAATCAGTTTCCGATGTATTTCCCAATGCAGTCCACCTTTTCTCTTTATGGCATATATTGAGAAGAGTTCCTGAAAAACTAGGAAGGACTATAAATCAGAATGGCGGTTTTATAGAAACCCTCAATAAGTGCATTTATGGATCTTGGACGgataaagaatttgaaaagaGATGGTGGGAAATGATAGATAAATTCCAAATAAGGGAGGACGAATGGCTTCAGTTACTGTTTGATGATCGTAAGAAGTGGGTGCCAACGTATGTGAAGAATTACTTTTTGGCTGGAATGTCTACACTTGAACGATCTGGGAGTGTGATCTCCTTTTATGACAAGTATATATGTAAAGAAACTTCATTCAAGGAGTTCAATGAACATTCTGAGATATTTTTCAAGGACATGCTTGAGCTGGAAGCTAATGCTGATTTTGAAACTCGGCACCAAGAACCTATCTTAAAGTCGCTCTCTACTTTTGAGAAACAAATGGCCACGATCTACACAACCACTATGTTTAAGAAATTCCAGTTACAGATATTGGGAGCAGCTTCATGTCAAGTGCAGAAACAGACAGAAGATGGAGCTACTGTAATGTACCAGATTCATGATCTGGAAGAGCACCAGGTCTTCCTGGTAGCTTGGAATAAAACAGAAATGGATATATGTTGTTTATGCCGTTCTTTTGAGTACCAAGGCATCCTTTGCAGACATGCTATCCTTGTTCTTCAGATTTTGGGACTAACTAGCATCCCACACAAATATATTTTGAGACGTTGGACAAGAAGTGCAAAGATCAGGATTAGTGAATCATCAAACCGACTTCATTACCGAGTACAGCGTTTCAACAGCCTCTGCAAACATGCCATTAAATTGGGTGAACTAGGCTCTTTATCTCAAGAAACCTATGATATTGCTAGTGAAGCTTTCGAGGAAGTACTGAGACAATGTGCTTTTGCAAACAATTCTACCAAGAGCTTTGCAGAAACAAATACCTTGGGTTCTGTTGGTTTTGTTGACGAGGAAGAAAATCATGGTGAATATATGGCCAAGTCATCAGGGAAAAGACACATGAGTAAAAAAGGCAAG GCGATCAAGCAGGCACGGTACAAATCGTCCGAGATG GAGGTGGATTCGGGAGCCGCTGCACTTGATTGTTTCCATGGCTCCCTGCCAGGATCA TCGAACACAAATTCTCCTTTCTGTGTTGGACCTGAAGATTATTATAGTCATCAGGCTATGCACAATTTG GATCATTCTCCTTCGATCGTAGCTCATGTTGGTCCATGTAGTGAAGGACAAACTATACCTGCCGGTTCATGTAGTGACGGACAAACTATGCAG TCCCAAGGACAGCTTATTTGA
- the LOC103502505 gene encoding protein FAR1-RELATED SEQUENCE 2 isoform X2, translating to MDIDLELPSSDHERLDIIQSQNDGMNVGQANGQGKYENSLGRDEHHEEMSVPNAKRSSGEDRMDIINVETDIRMGPFEPKNGLEFESKEEAYSFYREYARSVGFGITIKASRRSKKSGKFIDIKIACSRFGSKRESTTTVNPRPCMKTGCNASMHIKKREDGKWFVHGFTREHNHEICPDDFHHAMKGRNKKPDIAISEKKGLLLALDEGDVLLMLEHFMHMQEKNPNFFYAIHFNQEKQLRNVLWVDAKARNDYQNFSDVIFFDTYYLTNGYKVPFVPIVGVNHHFQYILFGGALIGDMATSTFIWLMKTWLKAVGGRAPRVVLTDQELSLKESVSDVFPNAVHLFSLWHILRRVPEKLGRTINQNGGFIETLNKCIYGSWTDKEFEKRWWEMIDKFQIREDEWLQLLFDDRKKWVPTYVKNYFLAGMSTLERSGSVISFYDKYICKETSFKEFNEHSEIFFKDMLELEANADFETRHQEPILKSLSTFEKQMATIYTTTMFKKFQLQILGAASCQVQKQTEDGATVMYQIHDLEEHQVFLVAWNKTEMDICCLCRSFEYQGILCRHAILVLQILGLTSIPHKYILRRWTRSAKIRISESSNRLHYRVQRFNSLCKHAIKLGELGSLSQETYDIASEAFEEVLRQCAFANNSTKSFAETNTLGSVGFVDEEENHGEYMAKSSGKRHMSKKGKAIKQARYKSSEMEVDSGAAALDCFHGSLPGSSNTNSPFCVGPEDYYSHQAMHNLLMLVHVVKDKLYLPVHVVTDKLCSPKDSLFEGTKCTRGRFEVEDHLQDVVCHWLCVFLNDYISDFGLSFCEDVVLVVIGTA from the exons ATGGATATAGACCTTGAGCTGCCATCCAGTGATCATGAAAGGTTAGACATTATTCAGAGTCAAAATGATGGCATGAATGTGGGTCAAGCAAATGGTCAGGGAAAGTATGAAAATTCTCTTGGAAGGGATGAGCACCATGAGGAAATGTCTGTGCCCAATGCCAAAAGAAGTAGTGGTGAGGATCGGATGGACATCATTAATGTTGAAACAGACATTAGAATGGGTCCGTTTGAACCAAAAAATGGTTTGGAGTTTGAGTCGAAGGAAGAAGCGTATTCTTTTTATAGAGAATATGCTAGATCTGTGGGATTTGGCATCACTATAAAAGCAAGTAGGCGCTCGAAGAAATCTGGAAAGTTTATTGACATTAAAATTGCATGCTCTAGATTTGGAAGCAAGCGAGAGTCTACTACGACTGTCAACCCTAGACCATGTATGAAGACAGGTTGCAATGCTAGCATGCATATTAAGAAGAGGGAAGATGGAAAATGGTTTGTACACGGTTTTACAAGAGAGCATAACCATGAGATTTGTCCTGATGATTTCCATCATGCTATGAAGGGAAGGAATAAAAAACCGGACATTGCCatttctgagaaaaagggtcTGCTATTGGCTTTAGATGAGGGAGATGTTCTATTGATGCTTGAACATTTTATGCATATGCAGGAAAAAAATCCCAATTTCTTCTATGCCATACATTTCAACCAAGAAAAGCAACTGAGAAATGTTTTGTGGGTGGATGCAAAAGCGAGGAATGATTACCAGAATTTCAGTGATGTAATTTTCTTTGATACTTACTACTTAACTAATGGATACAAAGTTCCTTTTGTTCCTATTGTTGGAGTTAATCATCATTTTCAGTATATCTTGTTTGGAGGTGCACTGATTGGTGATATGGCTACTTCAACTTTTATTTGGTTAATGAAGACATGGCTCAAAGCAGTGGGTGGCCGAGCACCCAGAGTTGTCTTAACTGATCAAGAATTATCTTTGAAAGAATCAGTTTCCGATGTATTTCCCAATGCAGTCCACCTTTTCTCTTTATGGCATATATTGAGAAGAGTTCCTGAAAAACTAGGAAGGACTATAAATCAGAATGGCGGTTTTATAGAAACCCTCAATAAGTGCATTTATGGATCTTGGACGgataaagaatttgaaaagaGATGGTGGGAAATGATAGATAAATTCCAAATAAGGGAGGACGAATGGCTTCAGTTACTGTTTGATGATCGTAAGAAGTGGGTGCCAACGTATGTGAAGAATTACTTTTTGGCTGGAATGTCTACACTTGAACGATCTGGGAGTGTGATCTCCTTTTATGACAAGTATATATGTAAAGAAACTTCATTCAAGGAGTTCAATGAACATTCTGAGATATTTTTCAAGGACATGCTTGAGCTGGAAGCTAATGCTGATTTTGAAACTCGGCACCAAGAACCTATCTTAAAGTCGCTCTCTACTTTTGAGAAACAAATGGCCACGATCTACACAACCACTATGTTTAAGAAATTCCAGTTACAGATATTGGGAGCAGCTTCATGTCAAGTGCAGAAACAGACAGAAGATGGAGCTACTGTAATGTACCAGATTCATGATCTGGAAGAGCACCAGGTCTTCCTGGTAGCTTGGAATAAAACAGAAATGGATATATGTTGTTTATGCCGTTCTTTTGAGTACCAAGGCATCCTTTGCAGACATGCTATCCTTGTTCTTCAGATTTTGGGACTAACTAGCATCCCACACAAATATATTTTGAGACGTTGGACAAGAAGTGCAAAGATCAGGATTAGTGAATCATCAAACCGACTTCATTACCGAGTACAGCGTTTCAACAGCCTCTGCAAACATGCCATTAAATTGGGTGAACTAGGCTCTTTATCTCAAGAAACCTATGATATTGCTAGTGAAGCTTTCGAGGAAGTACTGAGACAATGTGCTTTTGCAAACAATTCTACCAAGAGCTTTGCAGAAACAAATACCTTGGGTTCTGTTGGTTTTGTTGACGAGGAAGAAAATCATGGTGAATATATGGCCAAGTCATCAGGGAAAAGACACATGAGTAAAAAAGGCAAG GCGATCAAGCAGGCACGGTACAAATCGTCCGAGATG GAGGTGGATTCGGGAGCCGCTGCACTTGATTGTTTCCATGGCTCCCTGCCAGGATCA TCGAACACAAATTCTCCTTTCTGTGTTGGACCTGAAGATTATTATAGTCATCAGGCTATGCACAATTTG CTCATGTTGGTCCATGTAGTGAAGGACAAACTATACCTGCCGGTTCATGTAGTGACGGACAAACTATGCAG TCCCAAGGACAGCTTATTTGAGGGAACTAAGTGCACGAGGGGGCGTTTTGAGGTCGAGGATCATTTGCAAGATGTGGTATGCCATTGGTTATGTGTGTTTCTTAATGATTACATTTCGGATTTCGGACTCTCCTTTTGCGAGGATGTAGTTCTTGTTGTCATAGGAACAGCCTGA
- the LOC103502505 gene encoding protein FAR1-RELATED SEQUENCE 2 isoform X3, whose amino-acid sequence MDIDLELPSSDHERLDIIQSQNDGMNVGQANGQGKYENSLGRDEHHEEMSVPNAKRSSGEDRMDIINVETDIRMGPFEPKNGLEFESKEEAYSFYREYARSVGFGITIKASRRSKKSGKFIDIKIACSRFGSKRESTTTVNPRPCMKTGCNASMHIKKREDGKWFVHGFTREHNHEICPDDFHHAMKGRNKKPDIAISEKKGLLLALDEGDVLLMLEHFMHMQEKNPNFFYAIHFNQEKQLRNVLWVDAKARNDYQNFSDVIFFDTYYLTNGYKVPFVPIVGVNHHFQYILFGGALIGDMATSTFIWLMKTWLKAVGGRAPRVVLTDQELSLKESVSDVFPNAVHLFSLWHILRRVPEKLGRTINQNGGFIETLNKCIYGSWTDKEFEKRWWEMIDKFQIREDEWLQLLFDDRKKWVPTYVKNYFLAGMSTLERSGSVISFYDKYICKETSFKEFNEHSEIFFKDMLELEANADFETRHQEPILKSLSTFEKQMATIYTTTMFKKFQLQILGAASCQVQKQTEDGATVMYQIHDLEEHQVFLVAWNKTEMDICCLCRSFEYQGILCRHAILVLQILGLTSIPHKYILRRWTRSAKIRISESSNRLHYRVQRFNSLCKHAIKLGELGSLSQETYDIASEAFEEVLRQCAFANNSTKSFAETNTLGSVGFVDEEENHGEYMAKSSGKRHMSKKGKAIKQARYKSSEMEVDSGAAALDCFHGSLPGSGQSNTNSPFCVGPEDYYSHQAMHNLLMLVHVVKDKLYLPVHVVTDKLCSPKDSLFEGTKCTRGRFEVEDHLQDVEQPDDSSTQTQLTTGHIQDK is encoded by the exons ATGGATATAGACCTTGAGCTGCCATCCAGTGATCATGAAAGGTTAGACATTATTCAGAGTCAAAATGATGGCATGAATGTGGGTCAAGCAAATGGTCAGGGAAAGTATGAAAATTCTCTTGGAAGGGATGAGCACCATGAGGAAATGTCTGTGCCCAATGCCAAAAGAAGTAGTGGTGAGGATCGGATGGACATCATTAATGTTGAAACAGACATTAGAATGGGTCCGTTTGAACCAAAAAATGGTTTGGAGTTTGAGTCGAAGGAAGAAGCGTATTCTTTTTATAGAGAATATGCTAGATCTGTGGGATTTGGCATCACTATAAAAGCAAGTAGGCGCTCGAAGAAATCTGGAAAGTTTATTGACATTAAAATTGCATGCTCTAGATTTGGAAGCAAGCGAGAGTCTACTACGACTGTCAACCCTAGACCATGTATGAAGACAGGTTGCAATGCTAGCATGCATATTAAGAAGAGGGAAGATGGAAAATGGTTTGTACACGGTTTTACAAGAGAGCATAACCATGAGATTTGTCCTGATGATTTCCATCATGCTATGAAGGGAAGGAATAAAAAACCGGACATTGCCatttctgagaaaaagggtcTGCTATTGGCTTTAGATGAGGGAGATGTTCTATTGATGCTTGAACATTTTATGCATATGCAGGAAAAAAATCCCAATTTCTTCTATGCCATACATTTCAACCAAGAAAAGCAACTGAGAAATGTTTTGTGGGTGGATGCAAAAGCGAGGAATGATTACCAGAATTTCAGTGATGTAATTTTCTTTGATACTTACTACTTAACTAATGGATACAAAGTTCCTTTTGTTCCTATTGTTGGAGTTAATCATCATTTTCAGTATATCTTGTTTGGAGGTGCACTGATTGGTGATATGGCTACTTCAACTTTTATTTGGTTAATGAAGACATGGCTCAAAGCAGTGGGTGGCCGAGCACCCAGAGTTGTCTTAACTGATCAAGAATTATCTTTGAAAGAATCAGTTTCCGATGTATTTCCCAATGCAGTCCACCTTTTCTCTTTATGGCATATATTGAGAAGAGTTCCTGAAAAACTAGGAAGGACTATAAATCAGAATGGCGGTTTTATAGAAACCCTCAATAAGTGCATTTATGGATCTTGGACGgataaagaatttgaaaagaGATGGTGGGAAATGATAGATAAATTCCAAATAAGGGAGGACGAATGGCTTCAGTTACTGTTTGATGATCGTAAGAAGTGGGTGCCAACGTATGTGAAGAATTACTTTTTGGCTGGAATGTCTACACTTGAACGATCTGGGAGTGTGATCTCCTTTTATGACAAGTATATATGTAAAGAAACTTCATTCAAGGAGTTCAATGAACATTCTGAGATATTTTTCAAGGACATGCTTGAGCTGGAAGCTAATGCTGATTTTGAAACTCGGCACCAAGAACCTATCTTAAAGTCGCTCTCTACTTTTGAGAAACAAATGGCCACGATCTACACAACCACTATGTTTAAGAAATTCCAGTTACAGATATTGGGAGCAGCTTCATGTCAAGTGCAGAAACAGACAGAAGATGGAGCTACTGTAATGTACCAGATTCATGATCTGGAAGAGCACCAGGTCTTCCTGGTAGCTTGGAATAAAACAGAAATGGATATATGTTGTTTATGCCGTTCTTTTGAGTACCAAGGCATCCTTTGCAGACATGCTATCCTTGTTCTTCAGATTTTGGGACTAACTAGCATCCCACACAAATATATTTTGAGACGTTGGACAAGAAGTGCAAAGATCAGGATTAGTGAATCATCAAACCGACTTCATTACCGAGTACAGCGTTTCAACAGCCTCTGCAAACATGCCATTAAATTGGGTGAACTAGGCTCTTTATCTCAAGAAACCTATGATATTGCTAGTGAAGCTTTCGAGGAAGTACTGAGACAATGTGCTTTTGCAAACAATTCTACCAAGAGCTTTGCAGAAACAAATACCTTGGGTTCTGTTGGTTTTGTTGACGAGGAAGAAAATCATGGTGAATATATGGCCAAGTCATCAGGGAAAAGACACATGAGTAAAAAAGGCAAG GCGATCAAGCAGGCACGGTACAAATCGTCCGAGATG GAGGTGGATTCGGGAGCCGCTGCACTTGATTGTTTCCATGGCTCCCTGCCAGGATCA GGTCAGTCGAACACAAATTCTCCTTTCTGTGTTGGACCTGAAGATTATTATAGTCATCAGGCTATGCACAATTTG CTCATGTTGGTCCATGTAGTGAAGGACAAACTATACCTGCCGGTTCATGTAGTGACGGACAAACTATGCAG TCCCAAGGACAGCTTATTTGAGGGAACTAAGTGCACGAGGGGGCGTTTTGAGGTCGAGGATCATTTGCAAGATGTG GAACAGCCTGATGATTCCTCGACCCAAACTCAATTAACAACCGGGCATATTCAAGATAAGTGA
- the LOC103502505 gene encoding protein FAR1-RELATED SEQUENCE 2 isoform X1, with amino-acid sequence MDIDLELPSSDHERLDIIQSQNDGMNVGQANGQGKYENSLGRDEHHEEMSVPNAKRSSGEDRMDIINVETDIRMGPFEPKNGLEFESKEEAYSFYREYARSVGFGITIKASRRSKKSGKFIDIKIACSRFGSKRESTTTVNPRPCMKTGCNASMHIKKREDGKWFVHGFTREHNHEICPDDFHHAMKGRNKKPDIAISEKKGLLLALDEGDVLLMLEHFMHMQEKNPNFFYAIHFNQEKQLRNVLWVDAKARNDYQNFSDVIFFDTYYLTNGYKVPFVPIVGVNHHFQYILFGGALIGDMATSTFIWLMKTWLKAVGGRAPRVVLTDQELSLKESVSDVFPNAVHLFSLWHILRRVPEKLGRTINQNGGFIETLNKCIYGSWTDKEFEKRWWEMIDKFQIREDEWLQLLFDDRKKWVPTYVKNYFLAGMSTLERSGSVISFYDKYICKETSFKEFNEHSEIFFKDMLELEANADFETRHQEPILKSLSTFEKQMATIYTTTMFKKFQLQILGAASCQVQKQTEDGATVMYQIHDLEEHQVFLVAWNKTEMDICCLCRSFEYQGILCRHAILVLQILGLTSIPHKYILRRWTRSAKIRISESSNRLHYRVQRFNSLCKHAIKLGELGSLSQETYDIASEAFEEVLRQCAFANNSTKSFAETNTLGSVGFVDEEENHGEYMAKSSGKRHMSKKGKAIKQARYKSSEMEVDSGAAALDCFHGSLPGSGQSNTNSPFCVGPEDYYSHQAMHNLLMLVHVVKDKLYLPVHVVTDKLCSPKDSLFEGTKCTRGRFEVEDHLQDVVCHWLCVFLNDYISDFGLSFCEDVVLVVIGTA; translated from the exons ATGGATATAGACCTTGAGCTGCCATCCAGTGATCATGAAAGGTTAGACATTATTCAGAGTCAAAATGATGGCATGAATGTGGGTCAAGCAAATGGTCAGGGAAAGTATGAAAATTCTCTTGGAAGGGATGAGCACCATGAGGAAATGTCTGTGCCCAATGCCAAAAGAAGTAGTGGTGAGGATCGGATGGACATCATTAATGTTGAAACAGACATTAGAATGGGTCCGTTTGAACCAAAAAATGGTTTGGAGTTTGAGTCGAAGGAAGAAGCGTATTCTTTTTATAGAGAATATGCTAGATCTGTGGGATTTGGCATCACTATAAAAGCAAGTAGGCGCTCGAAGAAATCTGGAAAGTTTATTGACATTAAAATTGCATGCTCTAGATTTGGAAGCAAGCGAGAGTCTACTACGACTGTCAACCCTAGACCATGTATGAAGACAGGTTGCAATGCTAGCATGCATATTAAGAAGAGGGAAGATGGAAAATGGTTTGTACACGGTTTTACAAGAGAGCATAACCATGAGATTTGTCCTGATGATTTCCATCATGCTATGAAGGGAAGGAATAAAAAACCGGACATTGCCatttctgagaaaaagggtcTGCTATTGGCTTTAGATGAGGGAGATGTTCTATTGATGCTTGAACATTTTATGCATATGCAGGAAAAAAATCCCAATTTCTTCTATGCCATACATTTCAACCAAGAAAAGCAACTGAGAAATGTTTTGTGGGTGGATGCAAAAGCGAGGAATGATTACCAGAATTTCAGTGATGTAATTTTCTTTGATACTTACTACTTAACTAATGGATACAAAGTTCCTTTTGTTCCTATTGTTGGAGTTAATCATCATTTTCAGTATATCTTGTTTGGAGGTGCACTGATTGGTGATATGGCTACTTCAACTTTTATTTGGTTAATGAAGACATGGCTCAAAGCAGTGGGTGGCCGAGCACCCAGAGTTGTCTTAACTGATCAAGAATTATCTTTGAAAGAATCAGTTTCCGATGTATTTCCCAATGCAGTCCACCTTTTCTCTTTATGGCATATATTGAGAAGAGTTCCTGAAAAACTAGGAAGGACTATAAATCAGAATGGCGGTTTTATAGAAACCCTCAATAAGTGCATTTATGGATCTTGGACGgataaagaatttgaaaagaGATGGTGGGAAATGATAGATAAATTCCAAATAAGGGAGGACGAATGGCTTCAGTTACTGTTTGATGATCGTAAGAAGTGGGTGCCAACGTATGTGAAGAATTACTTTTTGGCTGGAATGTCTACACTTGAACGATCTGGGAGTGTGATCTCCTTTTATGACAAGTATATATGTAAAGAAACTTCATTCAAGGAGTTCAATGAACATTCTGAGATATTTTTCAAGGACATGCTTGAGCTGGAAGCTAATGCTGATTTTGAAACTCGGCACCAAGAACCTATCTTAAAGTCGCTCTCTACTTTTGAGAAACAAATGGCCACGATCTACACAACCACTATGTTTAAGAAATTCCAGTTACAGATATTGGGAGCAGCTTCATGTCAAGTGCAGAAACAGACAGAAGATGGAGCTACTGTAATGTACCAGATTCATGATCTGGAAGAGCACCAGGTCTTCCTGGTAGCTTGGAATAAAACAGAAATGGATATATGTTGTTTATGCCGTTCTTTTGAGTACCAAGGCATCCTTTGCAGACATGCTATCCTTGTTCTTCAGATTTTGGGACTAACTAGCATCCCACACAAATATATTTTGAGACGTTGGACAAGAAGTGCAAAGATCAGGATTAGTGAATCATCAAACCGACTTCATTACCGAGTACAGCGTTTCAACAGCCTCTGCAAACATGCCATTAAATTGGGTGAACTAGGCTCTTTATCTCAAGAAACCTATGATATTGCTAGTGAAGCTTTCGAGGAAGTACTGAGACAATGTGCTTTTGCAAACAATTCTACCAAGAGCTTTGCAGAAACAAATACCTTGGGTTCTGTTGGTTTTGTTGACGAGGAAGAAAATCATGGTGAATATATGGCCAAGTCATCAGGGAAAAGACACATGAGTAAAAAAGGCAAG GCGATCAAGCAGGCACGGTACAAATCGTCCGAGATG GAGGTGGATTCGGGAGCCGCTGCACTTGATTGTTTCCATGGCTCCCTGCCAGGATCA GGTCAGTCGAACACAAATTCTCCTTTCTGTGTTGGACCTGAAGATTATTATAGTCATCAGGCTATGCACAATTTG CTCATGTTGGTCCATGTAGTGAAGGACAAACTATACCTGCCGGTTCATGTAGTGACGGACAAACTATGCAG TCCCAAGGACAGCTTATTTGAGGGAACTAAGTGCACGAGGGGGCGTTTTGAGGTCGAGGATCATTTGCAAGATGTGGTATGCCATTGGTTATGTGTGTTTCTTAATGATTACATTTCGGATTTCGGACTCTCCTTTTGCGAGGATGTAGTTCTTGTTGTCATAGGAACAGCCTGA